In the genome of Roseimicrobium gellanilyticum, one region contains:
- a CDS encoding FAD-dependent monooxygenase, giving the protein MFVISVAAMFLALHAGLTSGWSPLSGWKGTVGNVLLLVQFAAGHSILLADRGRKWMMRLAPFRLGRPLSTTLFATISSFQLLLVFVFWSPSRTLWTVPEGWPLHAMDGLYVLSWILLAKSMYDAGMDVQIGLLGWRSIWRNEPPVYKPFARTGTFRIVRQPIYLAFTLILWTAPIWTPDHLMAALLWTGYCIAAPVLKEKRYVRYYGDAFLRYKERVPYWNPFSHSKDRVPSGTKHGTDYDVVIIGAGPVGLLLANLLADRGLRVHAIEQSEESSMPSQAIGITPPSLEILSRLGLAASVIEYGLPIRKVMVHGELGPAGICDLSNLPGDHRFVLSAPQYAVMELLRRNLKHYPNASLQKGTHAKILLQDGGGVEVDIAHAGMIHPQTVRALHVVACDGSHGKTRDHLRIRSHGGMYGCHFAMADFLDRSRLGTEAHLFFTAEGAVESFPLPGGHRRWVVQIPDRHSCSEIGAATIADIVFHRTGLSLMADKDEAPQVSVFSPRWMRCETFVDGRIFLCGDVAHVMSPIGGQGMNTGFADAEFLGVALPAMQRNPHTAATWSAAYDQVRSRAARVATHRAAWGMRLGTLRGRSSAILREAFMRWVLFSPLLASHLANWFSMNSIPGATLSRVPKNKLPSAYSRRS; this is encoded by the coding sequence ATGTTCGTCATCTCGGTGGCAGCCATGTTCCTGGCGCTTCACGCAGGACTGACCTCCGGATGGAGCCCGCTCTCCGGCTGGAAAGGCACCGTAGGCAATGTCCTGCTACTCGTGCAATTTGCCGCCGGCCACAGCATACTGCTCGCGGATCGCGGACGAAAATGGATGATGCGCCTGGCGCCCTTCCGCCTGGGGCGGCCGCTTTCCACCACCTTGTTTGCGACCATATCGTCATTCCAGCTTCTGCTGGTGTTCGTATTCTGGTCGCCTTCGAGAACGCTCTGGACGGTTCCAGAGGGATGGCCTCTTCATGCAATGGACGGACTCTATGTCCTGTCATGGATCTTGCTCGCGAAATCGATGTACGACGCCGGCATGGATGTCCAGATCGGGCTTCTCGGATGGCGCAGCATCTGGAGAAATGAGCCGCCAGTGTATAAACCCTTCGCCCGAACTGGAACCTTCCGCATCGTTCGCCAGCCCATCTACCTCGCCTTCACCCTGATCCTGTGGACAGCTCCCATATGGACACCGGATCATCTCATGGCTGCCCTGCTCTGGACGGGGTACTGCATCGCTGCGCCAGTGTTGAAAGAGAAGCGATATGTCCGCTATTATGGTGACGCCTTCCTTCGGTATAAGGAAAGAGTGCCCTACTGGAACCCTTTCTCACATTCCAAAGATCGCGTCCCCAGTGGGACAAAGCATGGCACGGACTACGATGTCGTCATCATTGGTGCCGGGCCGGTGGGATTGCTGCTGGCCAATCTCCTGGCGGATCGCGGCCTGCGCGTACATGCCATAGAGCAGAGCGAGGAGTCTTCCATGCCGTCGCAGGCGATCGGCATCACTCCGCCGTCGCTGGAGATCCTTTCCCGGCTTGGACTGGCAGCGTCTGTCATTGAGTACGGTTTGCCCATACGGAAGGTAATGGTTCATGGAGAGCTTGGACCAGCTGGCATCTGTGACCTCTCCAATCTGCCTGGGGATCACAGGTTCGTGCTGAGCGCACCACAGTATGCCGTCATGGAATTGCTGCGCAGAAACCTCAAGCACTACCCAAATGCCTCCCTCCAGAAGGGAACACACGCAAAAATCCTCCTTCAGGATGGCGGCGGTGTAGAGGTGGACATTGCTCATGCCGGTATGATCCATCCACAGACGGTGCGAGCACTTCATGTGGTGGCATGCGATGGCAGCCATGGGAAAACTCGCGACCATCTGCGCATCCGTTCCCATGGTGGAATGTATGGCTGCCACTTCGCCATGGCAGACTTTCTGGACCGAAGCCGCCTCGGCACAGAGGCACATCTTTTTTTCACTGCGGAAGGTGCTGTGGAGTCATTTCCGCTGCCCGGAGGCCATCGGCGCTGGGTAGTGCAGATCCCGGACCGACACAGTTGTTCAGAAATCGGGGCAGCCACCATTGCGGACATCGTCTTTCACCGCACAGGGCTCTCTCTCATGGCTGACAAAGACGAGGCGCCACAAGTGAGTGTCTTCAGTCCGCGCTGGATGCGATGCGAAACCTTTGTGGACGGACGCATTTTCCTCTGCGGTGATGTAGCGCATGTCATGAGTCCCATAGGTGGACAAGGCATGAACACCGGCTTCGCGGATGCAGAGTTTCTGGGCGTTGCACTCCCAGCCATGCAACGAAACCCTCATACAGCGGCGACCTGGTCGGCTGCTTACGACCAGGTTCGTTCACGCGCGGCCCGTGTCGCCACCCACCGGGCAGCTTGGGGCATGCGACTGGGAACACTGCGTGGCCGATCTAGCGCCATTCTCCGTGAAGCGTTTATGCGTTGGGTCTTGTTCTCGCCTCTATTGGCGAGTCATCTCGCGAACTGGTTCTCCATGAACAGCATTCCGGGAGCGACGTTGAGCCGCGTACCGAAAAACAAGCTTCCCTCCGCATACAGCCGACGGTCTTGA
- a CDS encoding DUF2934 domain-containing protein: protein MQGRIGRGPIVLQWSGGSDGRDTRSSRRRSRISDGYGRTQNEPSVAQVLPRILGRSCQNDPDTLTLGRLHMNALGNSPTKKQIAVRAYEIYVLEGRPEGHDMEHWLQAEAELKEELRKMPARVLNAVSQESDRERISSARSRRNRGKANASAIPGNSSTQKDGMLHGDKKTGRTGERTNAAGNRGGIQEVAHRVMGSRQSERRPERSGQRRQPKRGHGSQRAAE, encoded by the coding sequence ATGCAGGGCCGCATCGGACGGGGTCCGATAGTGCTGCAATGGTCGGGAGGGTCTGATGGGAGAGATACTAGGTCCTCTCGGAGGAGGTCAAGAATATCTGACGGCTACGGTCGAACGCAGAATGAGCCCAGTGTCGCCCAAGTTCTGCCGAGAATTTTGGGACGGAGTTGCCAGAATGATCCTGACACTCTAACCCTTGGGAGGCTACACATGAATGCGCTTGGTAATTCTCCAACCAAAAAACAAATCGCGGTGCGTGCCTACGAGATCTATGTTCTGGAAGGCCGCCCGGAAGGCCATGACATGGAACACTGGCTGCAGGCGGAAGCAGAGCTGAAGGAGGAACTTCGAAAAATGCCGGCTCGCGTTTTGAATGCAGTTTCGCAGGAATCAGACAGAGAGCGGATATCATCGGCTCGTTCGCGACGAAACCGGGGCAAGGCCAACGCGAGCGCCATTCCGGGGAATTCTTCCACGCAGAAGGATGGGATGCTGCACGGCGACAAGAAAACCGGAAGAACTGGGGAGAGGACAAATGCGGCTGGAAACCGGGGAGGGATCCAGGAAGTCGCTCACCGTGTGATGGGCTCCCGACAGTCTGAACGGCGACCCGAACGATCTGGTCAGCGCCGCCAGCCAAAGCGTGGTCATGGGAGTCAAAGGGCCGCAGAGTAA
- a CDS encoding YceI family protein, giving the protein MRTSFALIATLASILGLQHHVFAETTTQWKGTAALTFAGTSTLHDWSGTVKAQPFLTTVGMTDSTKPSSIKAKVEVKVVEMDTKEPKRDENLRKAMRMADFPLVTGEIDTEFPKLMPGIGTAPQVLPIQLTLLGKSHSVMGVITNWKQNGDKASFDLDFEVSLKASGIRVPSVMLVIRVGDVVKVHAEITLQNTNA; this is encoded by the coding sequence ATGAGAACTTCTTTTGCCCTGATAGCCACACTTGCCTCCATCCTTGGACTGCAGCATCACGTTTTCGCAGAGACAACCACCCAGTGGAAAGGTACGGCCGCACTCACCTTTGCAGGTACCTCCACGCTTCACGACTGGTCCGGAACCGTCAAAGCCCAGCCATTCCTCACCACTGTCGGCATGACCGACAGCACCAAGCCATCCTCCATCAAAGCCAAGGTGGAGGTGAAGGTCGTGGAGATGGACACCAAGGAGCCAAAGCGAGATGAGAACCTGCGCAAGGCCATGCGCATGGCAGACTTCCCGCTGGTGACGGGTGAGATCGACACGGAATTCCCCAAGCTCATGCCCGGCATTGGCACGGCACCTCAAGTTCTACCGATCCAGCTCACACTTCTGGGTAAGAGCCATTCAGTCATGGGAGTGATCACCAACTGGAAACAGAATGGCGACAAGGCGTCGTTCGATCTGGATTTCGAGGTCTCACTGAAGGCCTCCGGCATACGAGTGCCTTCAGTGATGCTGGTTATTCGTGTCGGAGACGTAGTGAAGGTCCACGCCGAGATCACGCTACAAAACACCAACGCCTGA
- a CDS encoding zinc-binding dehydrogenase, which produces MLATVFRAPHKLALVSVPRPVAGVGEAVIRITATTICGTDLHILRGEYPVAPGLVIGHEPVGVIEELGPGVHGYSIGDRVLVGAITPCGQCRACLSGQLSQCGQGHGTKAIGGWRFGNTINGAQAEYLLVPDAQANLAPIPNSLSDEQVVLLADIASTGFGGAESANIKLGDTVVVFAQGPIGLCATAGARLMGASLIIGVDSDEHRLEVARHLGADVTLNYQHCHVVEEVRRLTGGGADVAIEALGTQQTFENCLRCLRPGGTLSSLGVYSGKLALPYDAFAAGLGDHRIVTTLCPGGKERMRRLMSLVESGRFDPVPLISHRLSLKEILEGYRIFGDKQGSVLKVLITP; this is translated from the coding sequence ATGCTTGCCACTGTCTTTCGCGCGCCGCACAAGCTGGCTTTGGTATCCGTACCAAGGCCTGTTGCAGGCGTGGGTGAAGCCGTTATTCGCATCACCGCCACCACCATCTGCGGGACGGATTTGCACATTCTCCGCGGTGAATACCCCGTCGCACCCGGCTTGGTGATTGGGCACGAACCGGTGGGCGTCATTGAAGAACTTGGCCCCGGCGTCCACGGCTATAGCATCGGAGATCGTGTGCTTGTGGGAGCTATCACCCCCTGCGGGCAGTGCCGGGCCTGTCTGTCCGGCCAGTTATCCCAATGCGGTCAAGGCCATGGTACCAAAGCCATCGGCGGCTGGAGGTTCGGGAACACGATCAATGGCGCCCAGGCGGAATACCTTCTGGTGCCGGACGCTCAGGCAAACCTGGCGCCGATCCCCAACTCGCTCTCGGACGAGCAGGTGGTACTCCTTGCCGATATTGCCTCGACAGGATTTGGCGGAGCTGAATCTGCGAACATCAAGCTGGGAGATACCGTGGTGGTATTTGCCCAAGGACCCATCGGCTTGTGCGCGACGGCGGGTGCCCGATTGATGGGAGCCTCTCTCATCATTGGGGTGGACAGCGATGAGCATCGCCTGGAAGTAGCCCGTCACTTGGGAGCAGACGTCACGCTGAATTACCAGCACTGCCACGTGGTGGAAGAGGTGCGACGCCTCACCGGTGGCGGAGCCGATGTGGCAATCGAAGCACTTGGAACTCAGCAGACTTTTGAGAACTGTCTGCGCTGTCTGCGCCCCGGCGGCACACTCTCCAGCTTGGGTGTCTATTCTGGAAAGCTTGCCTTGCCCTACGACGCCTTCGCGGCAGGTCTTGGGGATCACCGAATCGTCACCACGCTGTGTCCGGGTGGGAAGGAACGCATGAGGCGGCTCATGAGCTTGGTGGAAAGCGGCCGCTTTGACCCCGTTCCCCTGATCAGCCATCGCCTTTCCCTGAAAGAGATTCTTGAAGGTTACCGAATCTTTGGCGACAAACAAGGCAGCGTGCTCAAGGTCTTGATCACACCGTAA
- a CDS encoding cation-translocating P-type ATPase encodes MTPDNSWHALSLKDVCSILSVDASRGLTDAEVQLRLAEHGPNLLPEARQRPLWRVIASQFASPLIYILFVAAVISAAMGHWTDAGVILLVVFINAGIGTFQEGRAERSVASLRRLSSLKSRVFRDGHERIIEARDLVPGDVLVLAAGDALGADARLIHGAALEISEAALTGESLPVAKQTEPLGEDTPLADRTNMVYSATHVTAGRARAVVTSTGQATEVGKIASLTLQAKDPKTPLEQRLAQFGKWLTAGAVVLFLAILITGYLRGLPFGDIFMVAVSQMVSVVPEGLQVAMTIGLAVGMQRMVRRRALVRRLAAVETLGSTTIICTDKTGTLTRNEMTVTVAVLPDGRRVQITGSGYNPEGGLLAGDQPVAEDDSAVRSLTEAVALCNDASLVPPDARDSRWRALGDPTEAALLVFAVKHGVDIHALQRRWQRHAEIPFDSDSKLMVTQHRCGNAIRTVIKGAPEKVLALCGDSAGQQRFLSATEALAQEALRVLAVAEATHESVDLQQGYDALGGRIQLLGLVGQMDPPREEVKAAVEKCLAAGIRPVMVTGDHQITGLAIARMLGIAREGDMAVDGAKLDMMPEQDLRASLDRISVFARVHPAQKLRIVEALQAQGQVVAMTGDGVNDAPALATADVGVAMGMTGTEVAKSAAKMVITDDNFASIVHAVEEGRLVRRNLGKVVLFLFATSLDEVLVLMLALLLGYPLPLAAVQILWINIVTEGTVTVNLIMEGLEGDEMKCRPPKRNEALIGRESLNRLLVMVGTSVAVVFGFFHWRLSTGVSHPLVQTETFTLMAVCQWFNVLNCRSATKSALTFDVFRNWWLVGGLLLGNLLHFLVVYTEPMNRLFRTVPIPLADFFLIGALGSLVLWAEEIRKRLLSMRLPHSASA; translated from the coding sequence ATGACGCCCGACAACTCTTGGCACGCATTGTCTCTCAAAGACGTGTGCTCGATCTTAAGCGTCGACGCGAGCCGGGGCCTGACAGACGCAGAGGTGCAACTCAGGTTGGCGGAGCATGGCCCCAACCTTCTGCCCGAGGCCCGTCAGAGACCCTTGTGGCGTGTCATTGCGAGCCAGTTTGCCAGCCCGCTTATCTATATTCTATTCGTGGCTGCGGTCATCTCGGCAGCCATGGGCCACTGGACGGATGCAGGCGTGATTCTATTGGTGGTATTTATCAATGCTGGTATTGGCACCTTCCAGGAAGGGCGAGCGGAACGTTCGGTCGCCTCTCTCCGTCGGCTGTCTTCGCTGAAAAGCCGGGTGTTCCGCGACGGACACGAGCGCATCATCGAAGCGCGGGATCTGGTCCCGGGTGATGTGCTCGTGCTGGCTGCGGGAGACGCCTTGGGAGCGGATGCCAGACTCATCCACGGAGCCGCACTCGAGATCTCAGAGGCAGCGCTCACCGGCGAATCACTTCCCGTGGCAAAGCAGACGGAGCCGCTCGGTGAAGACACACCTTTAGCCGACCGCACCAATATGGTGTACTCCGCCACCCACGTCACGGCGGGGAGAGCACGTGCGGTCGTGACATCGACCGGACAAGCGACGGAAGTGGGCAAGATTGCCAGTCTGACACTGCAAGCCAAAGATCCAAAGACACCACTCGAGCAGCGGCTGGCACAGTTTGGAAAATGGCTCACGGCCGGCGCTGTGGTCTTGTTCCTGGCCATCTTGATTACCGGCTACCTGCGGGGCCTTCCATTTGGCGATATCTTCATGGTTGCAGTGAGTCAGATGGTCTCCGTGGTTCCGGAGGGACTTCAGGTGGCCATGACCATAGGCCTCGCAGTGGGAATGCAGCGCATGGTAAGGCGCCGCGCGCTCGTGCGCAGGCTGGCAGCGGTGGAAACACTGGGCTCCACCACGATCATCTGCACCGACAAGACCGGCACCCTTACGCGCAATGAGATGACTGTCACCGTGGCAGTGCTTCCCGATGGCCGCCGCGTCCAAATCACCGGATCTGGCTACAATCCCGAGGGCGGACTACTGGCAGGAGACCAGCCCGTGGCAGAAGATGACTCCGCCGTGCGCTCTCTCACTGAAGCCGTGGCTCTCTGCAATGATGCCTCGCTCGTGCCGCCGGATGCGCGTGACTCACGCTGGCGTGCTCTGGGTGATCCCACGGAGGCGGCTCTGCTCGTTTTCGCGGTGAAGCATGGAGTGGACATACACGCCCTCCAACGACGATGGCAGCGCCACGCCGAGATTCCCTTCGATTCGGACTCGAAGCTCATGGTGACCCAGCACCGTTGTGGAAACGCCATCCGAACGGTGATCAAAGGCGCTCCGGAGAAAGTGCTCGCTCTATGTGGAGACAGTGCCGGACAGCAACGTTTCCTGAGCGCCACTGAAGCACTCGCACAGGAAGCATTGCGCGTGCTGGCGGTGGCAGAAGCCACCCATGAAAGCGTGGACCTGCAGCAGGGTTACGATGCCTTGGGAGGCAGAATACAGCTGCTGGGCTTGGTCGGACAGATGGACCCACCCCGCGAAGAAGTGAAGGCGGCAGTAGAGAAGTGCCTCGCGGCTGGCATCCGGCCCGTGATGGTTACGGGTGACCACCAAATCACCGGACTGGCGATCGCACGCATGCTAGGCATCGCCCGGGAAGGTGACATGGCGGTGGACGGAGCCAAGCTGGACATGATGCCGGAGCAGGACTTGCGGGCCTCGCTTGACCGCATCAGTGTTTTCGCAAGGGTTCATCCCGCGCAGAAGCTCCGGATCGTGGAGGCGCTCCAAGCGCAGGGACAGGTGGTGGCAATGACTGGCGATGGCGTGAATGATGCTCCAGCCCTTGCCACGGCCGATGTGGGTGTGGCCATGGGAATGACGGGGACGGAGGTTGCCAAAAGTGCAGCAAAGATGGTGATCACTGATGACAACTTCGCGAGCATCGTCCACGCCGTGGAAGAGGGCCGCCTTGTCCGCCGGAATCTGGGAAAGGTGGTGCTGTTTCTCTTCGCCACTTCGCTGGATGAAGTGCTTGTGCTCATGCTTGCGTTGCTGCTGGGGTATCCCCTGCCCCTCGCCGCAGTTCAGATCCTGTGGATCAACATCGTGACGGAAGGCACCGTCACCGTAAACCTGATCATGGAGGGCCTTGAGGGAGACGAGATGAAATGCCGGCCTCCAAAAAGAAATGAGGCCCTGATTGGTCGCGAATCGCTGAATAGATTGCTCGTGATGGTAGGCACCTCCGTGGCAGTCGTGTTTGGATTCTTTCACTGGAGGCTCTCCACCGGCGTCTCCCACCCGCTGGTGCAGACTGAGACATTCACACTCATGGCCGTATGCCAGTGGTTCAATGTATTGAACTGCCGCAGTGCCACAAAATCGGCCCTAACCTTCGATGTCTTTCGCAACTGGTGGCTCGTGGGAGGCCTCCTCCTGGGCAATCTCCTGCACTTCCTCGTCGTCTACACGGAACCGATGAACCGGTTGTTCCGTACAGTGCCCATCCCGCTGGCTGACTTCTTCCTCATCGGCGCTCTCGGAAGCCTGGTGCTCTGGGCAGAGGAGATTAGGAAGCGCCTTCTTTCCATGAGGCTTCCCCATTCGGCAAGCGCCTGA
- a CDS encoding AAA family ATPase — protein MPDANTQRLLDFMLDAHSYKHGPSDVSMVETHASWVFLAPPFAYKVKKPVNYGFLDFSTLDLRHADCERELVLNRRLAPEIYLQAEAIHESADALHFGGGGRVFEWVVKMKLMDSRFFLNNLIREQEVGILEIDRVIELLRSFYAKSSPLDSLTARSAGVRTRKSVHDNFEILRPFRNAPLSSHALDAIECFTTEFERQHDSLFKARVEGGWFRDCHGDLRLEHVYLAPEGVSIYDCIEFNEAFRHIDVASDLAFLAMDLDFNGRSDLSAHLIQQFIQTWGDVQMMSLLDYYKCYRACVRAKVACLRSDSATLTPQKKKVSLDLAQQYLVLSLRYALAGSKPQVFVFMGKVASGKSSLAERLGQETGWKVLSSDVVRKTQAGVPLDYRGTAAERSRLYDPVATSSTYGALCRQAIETLESGRNVILDATFSKREHRTILSEQLREAGHQLAWIEVVAPKELALERLRKRETKAGVVSDARTEDFEALTQSFEQPDELPPSIRTTISADDAPDANYGMLLRRLAMRHACDGVFLKGT, from the coding sequence ATGCCCGACGCCAACACTCAACGACTGCTGGACTTCATGCTTGATGCCCACTCGTATAAACACGGTCCGTCGGACGTTTCGATGGTCGAGACCCACGCCTCGTGGGTGTTTCTCGCTCCTCCCTTCGCCTACAAAGTCAAAAAGCCGGTCAACTATGGATTTCTGGATTTTTCCACCCTGGACCTCCGTCACGCTGACTGTGAACGCGAACTGGTGCTGAACCGACGGCTGGCACCGGAGATCTATCTCCAGGCAGAGGCCATTCATGAGTCTGCTGATGCCTTGCACTTCGGCGGTGGGGGCAGGGTGTTTGAATGGGTGGTGAAGATGAAGCTGATGGATTCCCGCTTTTTCCTGAACAATCTTATTCGTGAGCAAGAAGTGGGCATCCTCGAGATTGACCGGGTCATCGAGTTGCTTCGCTCGTTTTACGCCAAGTCCTCCCCCTTGGATTCCCTGACAGCTCGCTCCGCGGGAGTCCGCACTCGAAAAAGTGTGCACGACAATTTCGAGATACTTCGCCCCTTCCGCAATGCGCCTCTCAGCAGCCATGCACTTGATGCCATCGAATGCTTCACCACGGAGTTTGAAAGGCAGCATGACTCTCTCTTCAAAGCAAGGGTTGAGGGCGGCTGGTTCCGCGATTGCCATGGCGACCTGCGTCTCGAACACGTCTACCTGGCTCCCGAGGGTGTCTCCATCTACGATTGCATCGAGTTCAATGAAGCGTTCCGCCACATTGATGTCGCCTCGGATCTAGCGTTCCTCGCAATGGACCTGGATTTCAACGGCAGAAGCGATCTCTCCGCTCATCTCATCCAGCAATTCATCCAGACGTGGGGTGACGTTCAGATGATGTCCCTTTTGGACTACTACAAATGCTATCGAGCTTGTGTCCGCGCCAAGGTGGCATGCCTGCGTAGTGACTCAGCCACCTTGACCCCACAGAAGAAGAAGGTCTCCCTGGACTTGGCTCAGCAATATCTTGTTCTCTCGCTTCGCTACGCGCTTGCTGGTTCGAAACCACAAGTGTTTGTATTCATGGGCAAGGTCGCTTCCGGAAAGTCTTCTCTCGCAGAGAGACTTGGCCAGGAGACCGGTTGGAAGGTCCTTTCCTCAGACGTCGTCCGCAAGACGCAAGCAGGTGTGCCACTCGACTACCGCGGCACCGCAGCCGAGCGCTCCAGGCTTTATGACCCAGTGGCGACATCATCCACGTATGGTGCCCTCTGCCGGCAGGCGATAGAAACGCTGGAAAGTGGCCGGAATGTCATTCTCGATGCCACCTTCTCCAAGCGCGAACACCGAACCATCCTGAGCGAACAGCTCCGGGAGGCAGGCCATCAACTTGCCTGGATCGAGGTTGTGGCCCCGAAAGAGCTGGCTCTTGAGCGCCTGAGAAAACGTGAAACGAAGGCAGGTGTCGTCTCGGATGCTAGAACGGAGGACTTCGAAGCCCTCACGCAATCCTTCGAGCAGCCAGATGAACTTCCGCCCTCGATCAGAACCACAATAAGTGCAGATGATGCGCCAGATGCAAACTATGGGATGCTGCTAAGGCGGCTCGCCATGCGACACGCATGTGATGGGGTCTTTCTAAAAGGCACATAG
- a CDS encoding type III polyketide synthase: MSAYIHHISTLAAPFSYQQDTVRERMMGWTSDERHRRLLSALYKRSGIETRHSVLESFFETGGHGLFQPNGDNRPGNPGTAERNARYASASREMSEQVARRALQDSGFTAREVTHVIYVTCTGFVNPGPELHLVEALGMDPGVERYTLGFMGCYAAFPALRMASQFCKAREDAVVLVVCLELCTLHLQLEDKPDVMLANSLFADGAAAAVVSARTPAVDRPAYRLDGFISELVPSGASHMAWDIGNHGFEIKLSSYVPEILGGEMETLMARVLDKQGCSPEDITEWAVHPGGRAILDKVQQGLRLPETALASSRRVLRTHGNMSSATVLFVLRDLLDTTAPKEGATCAMAFGPGLTVEVALLKRVGCKPRLRGMEITALQTLHETASNG, from the coding sequence ATGAGCGCATACATTCACCACATCTCGACCCTGGCGGCGCCCTTCTCCTACCAGCAAGACACCGTGCGCGAGCGGATGATGGGATGGACATCAGACGAACGGCATCGCCGCCTGCTGAGCGCGCTGTACAAGCGCTCCGGCATTGAGACGCGGCACAGCGTTTTGGAGAGTTTTTTCGAAACAGGCGGTCACGGTTTGTTTCAACCTAACGGCGACAACCGTCCGGGCAATCCAGGCACGGCAGAACGCAATGCGAGATACGCCAGCGCATCCCGCGAAATGTCCGAGCAGGTTGCAAGGAGGGCTCTCCAAGATAGTGGATTCACTGCACGCGAAGTCACCCATGTCATCTACGTCACCTGCACTGGCTTCGTAAATCCCGGGCCAGAGCTGCACCTCGTGGAGGCGCTGGGCATGGATCCTGGAGTGGAGCGCTATACCCTCGGTTTCATGGGCTGCTATGCTGCATTTCCAGCATTGCGCATGGCCTCGCAGTTCTGCAAGGCGCGTGAAGATGCCGTGGTTCTCGTGGTGTGCCTGGAGCTTTGCACCCTCCACTTGCAGTTGGAGGACAAGCCGGACGTGATGCTGGCGAATTCTCTCTTCGCCGATGGCGCTGCCGCAGCTGTGGTGAGTGCGCGTACCCCGGCTGTGGATCGCCCAGCATATCGCCTGGACGGATTCATCTCAGAGCTCGTTCCGTCCGGAGCGAGTCATATGGCGTGGGACATCGGCAATCATGGCTTCGAAATCAAGCTGAGCAGCTACGTGCCTGAGATTCTGGGAGGCGAGATGGAGACTCTCATGGCACGGGTGCTGGACAAACAAGGTTGTTCTCCTGAGGATATCACGGAGTGGGCTGTCCATCCCGGCGGACGCGCTATTTTGGACAAGGTCCAACAAGGTCTGCGATTGCCGGAGACTGCACTCGCAAGTTCCCGTCGCGTGCTGCGGACTCATGGGAACATGAGCAGCGCGACGGTACTTTTCGTCTTGAGGGATCTGCTGGACACGACAGCACCGAAGGAGGGCGCCACCTGCGCTATGGCCTTCGGTCCAGGGCTCACGGTGGAGGTGGCACTGCTGAAGCGCGTGGGTTGCAAGCCACGGCTTCGGGGCATGGAGATCACTGCATTGCAAACCCTTCACGAAACCGCGTCAAATGGCTGA
- a CDS encoding universal stress protein — protein sequence MKVLCGTDFSQSANDAAEVAASLAARLRHRLSLVYCLADWLVPPDYPVVHPLDDQARELLDDEVGRVCSKEQMVETKLLHGNVSHHLITESAQDTSMIVMGATGKGAFARSLIGSVAEHVAESASVPTWVVRNAQPLLNWLLNNKPLKVLCAIDAGESEAAIPQAVADLLLVGPLEVECAYFMHVGAYQLEATDWRTVHPALLVPDEAEIGVIQSRMKQAFNQTAGFGPIAVHVRQAIGNPAYDFITIADNVKADLVVVGSHHKHGLQRLLHPSFSRRVLAHSTTNVLCVSLLPAKDAGPHRTGSDSAAMVGRV from the coding sequence ATGAAAGTTCTTTGCGGTACTGACTTCTCCCAGTCAGCGAATGATGCAGCGGAGGTGGCCGCCAGCCTGGCCGCGAGATTGAGACATCGTCTCTCCCTGGTCTACTGTCTCGCTGACTGGTTGGTTCCGCCGGACTATCCGGTGGTTCATCCCCTGGACGACCAAGCCAGGGAGCTGTTGGACGATGAAGTTGGACGGGTGTGCTCCAAAGAGCAGATGGTTGAAACGAAGCTGTTGCACGGCAACGTCAGTCACCACCTCATTACCGAGTCCGCTCAAGATACCTCCATGATCGTGATGGGAGCCACCGGAAAGGGTGCTTTCGCCAGATCGTTGATCGGTAGCGTTGCAGAACACGTTGCGGAGTCCGCGAGTGTTCCAACATGGGTGGTCCGGAACGCCCAGCCATTGCTGAACTGGCTGTTGAACAACAAACCTTTGAAGGTGCTCTGCGCGATTGATGCCGGGGAGTCGGAAGCCGCCATCCCCCAAGCAGTTGCGGATCTCCTTCTTGTGGGCCCTCTCGAAGTTGAGTGCGCCTATTTTATGCATGTAGGGGCCTATCAGCTTGAAGCCACGGACTGGCGAACCGTACACCCCGCGCTCCTCGTGCCAGATGAGGCAGAGATAGGAGTTATCCAGTCGAGAATGAAACAAGCTTTCAACCAAACGGCAGGTTTTGGACCTATTGCCGTGCACGTGCGCCAGGCGATTGGCAATCCTGCCTACGACTTCATTACCATCGCCGACAATGTGAAGGCTGACCTCGTCGTGGTTGGTTCCCATCACAAGCACGGACTTCAACGGTTGCTGCATCCATCCTTTTCACGACGAGTGCTGGCCCACTCAACGACAAATGTTTTGTGTGTGAGTCTGTTGCCCGCGAAGGATGCAGGGCCGCATCGGACGGGGTCCGATAGTGCTGCAATGGTCGGGAGGGTCTGA